TGGTGGAAGGCGGCTTTTGTGGTGGTTCGCACGACCGTCCAAGCCGGCTGAAGCCAGCGCTCCCGGCTGCGCCGAGCTGGTGGGCCGCTGGGTGTCTCTTGCTTGTTGGCCGTCTGGCGGGGCTTGTATCGACGGAACGTCGACACTCCTTACTAGAGGCAGATGCGGCGAAAGAGCTCGTCGAGGGGGAGCTGCATGCCGATGTAGAAGTCGCCGAATTCCGCGTAGCGGGCGGAGACTTCGTCGAAGCGCATTTCGTAGACGATGGACTTGATGTCGATGGTGTCCTTTGCGAGCAGGGTGACGCCCCACTCGTGCTCATCGAGGCCGGTGGAGCCGGTGATGAGCTGGAGGATGCGGCCGGAGTAGGTGCGGCCGGTGCGGGCGTGGCCGCCCATGAGCTCGCGGCGCGTCTCGTAGGGGAGCGAGTACCAATTGTCCGCGCCGGTGCGGCGCTTCGACATGGGGTAGAAACAGATGGCGGGCCAATCCGGGAGCACGGGGTAGAGGCGGTGCTTCAGGTAGTGGGCCATGCGGTCCTCGAAGTCCTTCATGGCCTGGGCATATTCCTCGCTGCCTTCCGTGAGGCCCTTTTCGCCGATGAGGGTCTCGGCGGCGTACTGGGCGGAGGAGGTGGTGTATTCCGAGCTCTCCGTCATGGAGAGGTAGGAGTAGGAGGGGCGGAGGATCTCGGGGCCGAGGGAGAGGGTGAGCTGCTTCTCGAAGCCGGTGGCGACCTGGAGGTCCGGGGTGAGGAGCATGAAGCCGATGTCGGCCTTTGGCGTGGCGATGGCGAAGGTGAGGAGGTGGGTGTCCTTCGTGGCGCGGATCTCCTGGACGAGCTCGGTGAGGCGGGTCTTCGCGGCGCGCTTTTCGTCATCGCCGAGGAGCGACCACTGGGCGTGGTCGATGGAGTAGAAGAGGTGCATCACGTGCCAGCCTTCGCGCGGCACGAGCGGGGAAACATTGGATTCAGGCATGGGACGGCGGAGGACGGAGGACGGAGATCGGAAGGCGGAAGGCGGAGTGCCGAGGCCTCAGCGGAGGCTGGGCAGGAGGGGGACGGAGGAGAGCTTCTTGAAGGCGCTGGCGGAGGTCTGGCCGGGCGGGGCCTCGAGCAGCTCGGCGGTCCAGTAGTCGCCCTTCCCGGCGCGGTAGGCCTGGAAGTGGGCCTGCTCGATGAAGCCGTCCGTGGCGGCAAAGGAGAAGGTGGGGCTGCCGCTGGCATCGAAGCGGCCGCCGGAGAAGCCGCGGGTGATGGCGTCGCCGACGGGCTCGCCCTGGCCATTCTTGAAGACGACGCGGAGGGAGCCGCCGGAGGATTTCCCGGGGTCGAGGGTGACTTCCACCACGGGGATCATCTGGACCTCGCGGCGGGCGACATCGCGGTCCTCGCCGGTGCGGATGGGCTCGCGCCAAAAGGTCTCCGCGGCATCCACCTCGACGGACTGGCCTTTCAGCGGGAAATCCGGATGGGCATCCGAGGCGCGGGTGAAGGAAAACTGGGTGGAGAAGCGGGTGATGATCCAGATCGCGGCGATCATGGCGACCACGGCGAAGGTGGCGATGCTGATGACCTCGGCGCGATTCAGCCGCGGGCGGAGGCTGGCGCGTGGAGTTGGCGCTGCTGATGCGGCGGCGCGGGCGCGCGGGGGCTCCTCCTCCGGTGCGGGGCTGGCGGCCTGGTGGGAATGCTGGTCGTATTCCTCATCCTCAGCGACTTCCGGGGC
This region of Luteolibacter flavescens genomic DNA includes:
- the hemQ gene encoding hydrogen peroxide-dependent heme synthase, which gives rise to MPESNVSPLVPREGWHVMHLFYSIDHAQWSLLGDDEKRAAKTRLTELVQEIRATKDTHLLTFAIATPKADIGFMLLTPDLQVATGFEKQLTLSLGPEILRPSYSYLSMTESSEYTTSSAQYAAETLIGEKGLTEGSEEYAQAMKDFEDRMAHYLKHRLYPVLPDWPAICFYPMSKRRTGADNWYSLPYETRRELMGGHARTGRTYSGRILQLITGSTGLDEHEWGVTLLAKDTIDIKSIVYEMRFDEVSARYAEFGDFYIGMQLPLDELFRRICL